The genomic segment TTGGATATGGATTGTCCTCAGTTGGTTCGTGGTAAATTGCGTCTTTATTAATAGAGAGTCCAGCGCCCATTGCAAAGTTTGTGTTGATAGCTGCAGCAGCAACTTCATCTAATTGTGCTGGGATTTGAGAAGCTTCTAATTCAACAATTTCAAGGTCTAACGGGTTTTCAGCGATATCTTTTTTCGTTGCTTTTTCTTCAACGCCATCTTTAAGTTTGATAATACCAGCGTCTTCAAAAAGTTTTAAACCGCGGTATTCGTTACTTGGATCATTTGGAACGGCAATTTTGTCGCCTTTTTTCAAGTCTTTTAAATCTTTAATGTCGTTAGAGTAAACGCCCATTGGAAACGCGACTGTTTTAAAAGCAACATCTAGTTCGTAGCCTTTATCTTTCTTTTGTTGCTCTAAAAATGGAATCGTTTGGTAGTTGTTTGCATCCAAGTCGCCATCGTTTAAAGCTGTATTTGGTGTATTATAATCATCAAATGTTTTGATTTTGATTTCAAGACCATCTTTTTTCG from the Listeria seeligeri serovar 1/2b str. SLCC3954 genome contains:
- a CDS encoding MetQ/NlpA family ABC transporter substrate-binding protein produces the protein MKKSTKGLGLLLASSLILGLAACGGGSDDKALSTKEITIGTTAGPHQQIAEEVQKLAKKDGLEIKIKTFDDYNTPNTALNDGDLDANNYQTIPFLEQQKKDKGYELDVAFKTVAFPMGVYSNDIKDLKDLKKGDKIAVPNDPSNEYRGLKLFEDAGIIKLKDGVEEKATKKDIAENPLDLEIVELEASQIPAQLDEVAAAAINTNFAMGAGLSINKDAIYHEPTEDNPYPNVFVVRTENKDDEVVKTLEKYYHSDEVRDFIEKEFNGSVVPAF